Proteins encoded together in one Salmo salar chromosome ssa08, Ssal_v3.1, whole genome shotgun sequence window:
- the LOC106609959 gene encoding AH receptor-interacting protein: protein MEELATKLLAEGIQKKVVSPGKGELSTFPDGTKVIFHYRSSLCDGTVLDDSRTMGGRNKPMELILGKKFKLAVWERVIATMREGEVADFTCDVKHTALYPLVSQSLRNISAGKDPLEGQRHCCGIAQIHSHHSLGHFDLDQLQANPQPLVFTLELIEVLTPGSFRLDIWAMTDEEKLEVVPQIHVEGNALYKKGDVKEAAEKYHNAIACLKNLQMKERPGDEGWIKLDLMITPLMLNYCQCQLVQGQYYEVLDHCSSIISKYEDNMKAYFKRAKAHAAVWNEIEARADFAKVVELDPSLGPSVAKELRAMEERIRSKEKEEKGRYKSLFSYDSNATATTG, encoded by the exons ATGGAGGAACTGGCTACCAAGCTACTCGCAGAAGGCATTCAGAAGAAAGTGGTCAGTCCAGGCAAAGGAGAGCTGTCAACGTTTCCTGATGGGACCAAG GTGATATTCCACTACCGCTCCAGcctgtgtgatgggacggtgctGGATGACTCCAGGACCATGGGGGGCCGGAACAAGCCCATGGAACTCATCTTGGGAAAGAAGTTCAAGCTGGCCGTGTGGGAGCGAGTCATTGCCACCATGAGGGAGGGAGAAGTGGCAGATTTCACATGTGATGTCAAG cACACAGCCCTGTACCCGCTGGTGTCCCAGTCCTTGAGGAACATCAGTGCAGGGAAGGACCCCCTGGAGGGCCAGAGACACTGCTGTGGCATCGCTCAAATCCACTCACACCACTCCCTGGGCCACTTTGACCTGGACCAGCTCCAGGCCAACCCTCAGCCCCTGGTCTTCACCCTGGAGCTCATAGAG GTTTTGACGCCCGGCTCGTTCAGACTGGACATCTGGGCGATGACGGACGAGGAGAAGCTGGAGGTGGTGCCTCAGATCCACGTGGAGGGTAACGCCCTGTACAAGAAGGGCGATGTGAAGGAGGCGGCCGAGAAGTACCACAATGCCATCGCCTGTCTAAAGAATCTGCAGATGAAG GAGCGTCCGGGCGACGAGGGCTGGATCAAGCTGGACCTCATGATCACGCCCCTGATGCTGAACTACTGCCAGTGTCAGCTGGTCCAGGGTCAGTACTACGAGGTGCTGGACCACTGCTCTTCCATCATCTCCAAATACGAGG ACAACATGAAGGCCTACTTCAAGCGGGCCAAGGCCCACGCGGCAGTGTGGAACGAGATAGAGGCGCGGGCGGATTTTGCCAAGGTGGTGGAGCTGGACCCGTCGCTGGGGCCCTCAGTGGCTAAGGAGCTGAGggccatggaggagaggatccgctccaaggagaaggaggagaagggccGCTACAAGAGTCTGTTCAGCTACGACAGCAACGCCACCGCTACCACG GGCTGA
- the LOC106609960 gene encoding cyclin-dependent kinase 2-associated protein 2, translating to MSYKPIAPAPSGSNHTPPGSSVPSPSLPSSSSFRPAFSDFGPPSMGFVQPVKVSQGSTYSELLSVIEEMSREIRPTYAGSKSAMERLKRGIIHARALVRECLAETERSART from the exons ATGAGCTACAAGCCCATCGCCCCTGCCCCGTCCGGCTCCAACCACACCCCGCCAG GCTCCAGTGTGCCCTCCCCCtcgctcccctcctcctccagcttCAGACCAGCGTTCAGTGATTTCGGCCCGCCGTCGATGGGCTTCGTTCAG ccagtgaaagtgtCTCAGGGCTCAACCTACAGCGAGCTGCTGTCAGTTATCGAGGAGATGAGTCGCGAGATCCGCCCCACCTACGCCGGGAGCAAGAGCGCCATGGAGAGGCTAAAGAGAG GTATCATTCACGCGAGGGCGCTGGTCAGGGAGTGTCTggcggagacagagaggagcgcTCGCACATAA